The proteins below are encoded in one region of Anaerosporomusa subterranea:
- a CDS encoding DUF3870 domain-containing protein: MEYKKSTIFVTGVARPSKDDPVASQYDLFFLSLIVDKTNDMIISAACNTARPMTEDFICSLIVNRNIETDLESITSEIRARFFGLLQKALIVALKDAHNRYSIAKKL; this comes from the coding sequence ATGGAGTACAAAAAAAGCACTATCTTTGTTACCGGAGTAGCTAGACCCAGTAAGGATGACCCTGTGGCCAGCCAGTATGACCTATTTTTCCTAAGCTTGATTGTCGACAAAACCAATGACATGATAATTAGTGCAGCTTGTAATACCGCCAGACCAATGACCGAGGATTTCATTTGCTCGCTAATTGTCAACCGGAATATAGAGACAGACCTTGAATCCATTACCTCCGAAATCCGCGCCCGCTTCTTTGGCCTGTTGCAGAAAGCACTGATCGTGGCGCTAAAGGATGCACACAATCGTTATTCGATTGCTAAAAAGCTATGA
- a CDS encoding sodium/glutamate symporter, translated as MEFKTLNGMLILKLGLVQSVALAIVVYYLGVVIRKRVPFLVKHSIPAPVVGGLLFASIATFLRMQGVIGIDLDSTMQTNLMIMFFTTMGMGASITLVKRGGLPLVIFLGLASFLGILQNFLGIFLAQLTGIHSLFGIIAGAVTLMGGLGTGGAFGPLFESWGLTGATAAAIACATFGMVAGSLMGGPFGERLIRRYHIITPKSQGVELDASAAAFQETEAVTNGPVLMSTLAYVLAAMGLGTVVSYVLVSNGITLPLYIGGMITAAVIRNIGDISKKFEINVNALEIISDISLGLYLTMAINGLKLWELVNLAIPLLIILVAQCLLMLIFCWLCFYFIMGRDYEAMMLSVGLVGFGMGATPNALANMQTLSQKHGLAPKSWLIVSIVGAFLIDFTNAIIITTMGNMFR; from the coding sequence ATGGAGTTCAAAACATTAAACGGCATGCTGATTCTAAAATTAGGCCTAGTCCAAAGTGTTGCGCTAGCGATCGTTGTCTATTACTTAGGCGTCGTCATCCGCAAGCGGGTGCCGTTCCTCGTCAAGCATAGTATCCCTGCCCCGGTTGTTGGCGGCCTGCTATTTGCCAGCATCGCGACTTTCCTCCGTATGCAGGGAGTAATTGGCATTGACCTGGATAGCACTATGCAGACTAACCTGATGATTATGTTCTTTACCACAATGGGAATGGGCGCGAGCATAACACTGGTAAAGCGCGGCGGTCTGCCACTTGTCATCTTTTTAGGACTTGCTAGTTTTCTAGGTATTTTACAGAACTTCCTCGGCATTTTTTTAGCACAGTTAACAGGTATCCACTCCTTATTCGGCATAATCGCAGGGGCTGTCACCTTAATGGGAGGGCTCGGAACAGGCGGTGCCTTCGGTCCATTGTTTGAAAGCTGGGGACTGACAGGAGCGACCGCTGCTGCCATTGCCTGCGCCACGTTTGGCATGGTCGCCGGCAGTCTCATGGGCGGTCCATTTGGCGAAAGACTAATCAGGCGTTACCATATCATCACCCCCAAATCACAGGGCGTGGAGCTTGATGCGTCTGCCGCCGCTTTTCAGGAAACAGAAGCAGTCACCAACGGACCTGTCCTGATGAGCACGCTTGCATACGTGCTGGCGGCTATGGGCCTCGGGACTGTGGTCAGTTACGTATTAGTCAGCAATGGCATTACATTACCGCTGTACATCGGTGGAATGATTACGGCTGCCGTCATCCGCAATATTGGGGATATCAGTAAAAAGTTTGAGATTAACGTGAACGCCCTTGAGATTATTTCAGATATCTCGCTTGGCCTCTATTTGACTATGGCAATCAATGGCTTAAAGCTGTGGGAACTTGTGAACCTAGCCATACCGTTGCTGATCATTTTAGTTGCGCAATGTCTGTTGATGCTGATCTTCTGTTGGCTTTGCTTTTATTTCATCATGGGTCGCGATTACGAAGCCATGATGTTGTCTGTAGGCCTAGTCGGTTTTGGCATGGGAGCAACGCCAAATGCTCTGGCCAATATGCAGACACTTAGCCAGAAACACGGGCTGGCGCCAAAATCCTGGCTGATTGTGTCCATCGTCGGAGCCTTCTTGATTGACTTCACTAACGCGATTATTATCACAACAATGGGTAATATGTTCCGCTAA
- a CDS encoding sensor histidine kinase, whose amino-acid sequence MFSQIRNRLTIFYTAILILFMLSFFVISYAALTWVIYSQQQQQVLLFAEEEAHEHAEILLQAQKQGSLPTVTSEEFSGSIFFYAYDNSGRLVNTAKPPSALQTSISDVIQKWNQPPGKAQLEKISLSDDQTYYIMIARQPIQSGIETLGAVYVGIDITSYYEVLKTLFFVMLALCLVFLVAASGLGHLLTSRAMKAIVVAFNRQREFVADASHELRTPLSVMLASVETLEENEEDRLSPFSQQVLADMKDEVLRMSKIVGGLLTLARGDAGAAPIIKEPLELDTMAQQIARMLDPLAKKNGITIKVTTEGRTVLQADRERIEQLLLILLDNALKHTPSGGSVNLQIATASHHQVKIVVHDTGAGIALEDQLRIFERFYRVDKARSRETGGTGLGLSIAKWIVEAHQGTIGVESTMGSGSKFTVILPQGSLNNKQER is encoded by the coding sequence CCGTCTGACGATATTTTATACAGCCATACTAATTCTGTTCATGCTTTCTTTCTTTGTCATCAGCTACGCCGCTTTAACCTGGGTGATTTACTCGCAACAACAACAGCAAGTACTCCTGTTTGCTGAAGAAGAAGCGCACGAGCACGCCGAAATTCTCCTTCAGGCGCAAAAACAGGGCTCTTTACCGACAGTAACTTCGGAAGAATTCAGCGGTTCAATATTCTTCTACGCGTATGACAATTCCGGCCGGCTAGTCAATACCGCCAAACCGCCATCCGCTCTCCAAACATCGATTTCTGACGTGATTCAGAAGTGGAATCAGCCTCCCGGGAAGGCGCAATTGGAAAAAATTAGCCTATCTGATGATCAAACCTACTATATCATGATCGCAAGGCAACCCATTCAGAGCGGAATAGAAACACTGGGCGCTGTCTATGTAGGGATAGATATTACCAGCTACTATGAAGTCTTAAAAACACTCTTCTTCGTCATGTTAGCGCTATGTCTGGTATTTCTCGTCGCCGCATCCGGATTGGGGCACCTGCTGACATCCCGGGCGATGAAAGCCATAGTTGTGGCGTTTAACCGGCAACGCGAATTTGTCGCCGATGCCTCACACGAATTACGGACTCCACTCAGTGTGATGCTGGCTTCAGTTGAAACCCTTGAGGAGAACGAAGAAGACCGACTCTCACCTTTTTCGCAACAAGTACTAGCCGACATGAAAGATGAAGTCCTGCGCATGTCGAAAATTGTGGGCGGATTGCTGACTCTCGCCAGAGGCGACGCAGGCGCTGCCCCGATCATCAAAGAACCCTTAGAGCTTGATACCATGGCACAGCAAATTGCCAGAATGCTAGACCCCTTAGCTAAGAAAAACGGTATTACCATAAAGGTAACTACTGAAGGGCGCACCGTACTGCAGGCAGATCGCGAACGGATTGAGCAGCTATTGCTGATCTTGCTGGATAATGCGTTAAAGCATACTCCTAGCGGCGGCAGCGTCAATCTACAGATCGCAACAGCTTCACACCACCAGGTAAAAATCGTTGTCCATGACACCGGTGCAGGGATTGCCCTGGAAGACCAACTGCGTATTTTTGAGCGGTTTTATCGAGTGGATAAAGCCCGTTCGCGCGAAACAGGCGGCACGGGACTGGGATTGTCTATCGCCAAATGGATTGTCGAAGCCCATCAAGGAACCATTGGCGTGGAAAGCACCATGGGAAGCGGCAGTAAATTCACCGTCATCTTACCTCAGGGATCTTTAAACAACAAGCAGGAGCGCTAA